A genome region from Clostridium sp. JN-9 includes the following:
- a CDS encoding Nif3-like dinuclear metal center hexameric protein, with product MSLKVKDIENLFESIAPEALKESYDNVGLMVGDSSSEVTSILVSLDCTLDVIDEAVNKKCNLIINHHPLLFNKPKSITNSSLVGKKVMKALSNCINIFACHTNLDSVNGGLNDISMEILGFDNYTIIKPSSSDKAKGGIGRIAELQNPVTLGSLCDRVKKALDIEIIKYSGNLDNNVNRIAVINGSGEDFFQNAIDLHADCIITGDTTHHHLSDCLEQGVSVIDAGHFQLEWCAMKIVGKRLQTILNNNGYSNSVILSESNKSPYEYKGAVALK from the coding sequence ATGTCTTTAAAAGTTAAGGATATTGAAAATTTATTTGAATCTATTGCTCCTGAAGCTTTAAAGGAAAGTTATGATAATGTGGGATTAATGGTTGGAGACAGCAGCAGTGAAGTTACTTCTATTTTAGTGTCATTGGACTGCACATTAGATGTAATTGATGAGGCTGTTAATAAAAAATGTAATCTTATAATAAACCATCATCCCCTATTGTTTAATAAGCCAAAATCTATTACAAACAGCAGCCTGGTTGGTAAGAAAGTAATGAAAGCATTAAGTAACTGCATAAATATATTTGCATGCCACACTAACTTAGACAGTGTTAATGGCGGCTTAAATGACATTTCCATGGAGATTTTAGGCTTTGACAATTACACTATAATTAAGCCTTCATCTTCAGATAAGGCAAAAGGCGGTATAGGCAGAATTGCTGAATTACAAAATCCTGTTACGCTAGGAAGCTTATGTGATAGAGTTAAAAAGGCACTTGATATTGAAATAATAAAGTATTCCGGAAATTTAGATAACAATGTAAATAGAATAGCAGTTATTAATGGCAGTGGTGAGGATTTCTTTCAAAATGCCATTGATCTTCATGCAGACTGCATTATAACTGGAGACACCACTCACCACCATTTAAGCGACTGCCTTGAGCAAGGCGTTTCAGTTATTGACGCAGGACATTTCCAATTAGAATGGTGCGCTATGAAAATCGTTGGAAAAAGACTGCAGACAATTTTAAATAACAATGGATATTCAAATTCAGTAATTTTATCTGAATCTAATAAAAGTCCATACGAATATAAAGGGGCTGTTGCACTAAAATAA
- a CDS encoding class I SAM-dependent methyltransferase, with amino-acid sequence MEISNRLKKIASMTEKCCCIADIGTDHGYLPIYLVKNKVCDKAIASDINKGPINKARLNISINKMDNIIDCRLGSGLSTIKPFECDGIIIAGMGGNLIRDIIAEGENIVSAADFIILQPVQNPEVLREFIYKKGYTILDEELCIDENIFYEIIKIKWDKTFKKEKIDPIYYEISKTLIDKKHPLMAQYIDYKINKYKQIFNHIKEESDWAVKRKSQVSDKIRRLKEMKVCL; translated from the coding sequence ATGGAAATAAGTAACAGACTAAAAAAAATTGCTTCAATGACTGAAAAATGCTGCTGCATAGCTGATATAGGAACTGATCATGGCTATCTACCCATATATCTAGTTAAAAATAAAGTATGTGACAAAGCAATAGCATCAGATATAAACAAGGGACCAATTAATAAGGCCAGGCTTAATATAAGCATTAATAAAATGGATAACATAATAGACTGCAGACTTGGAAGCGGACTTTCAACCATAAAACCATTTGAATGTGATGGCATTATAATTGCAGGTATGGGAGGCAATTTAATCAGAGACATAATAGCTGAAGGAGAAAATATAGTTTCAGCTGCGGATTTTATAATACTTCAGCCAGTGCAAAACCCTGAGGTGCTTAGAGAATTTATATATAAAAAAGGATATACCATATTAGATGAAGAATTATGTATTGACGAAAATATATTTTATGAGATAATAAAAATAAAGTGGGATAAAACTTTTAAAAAAGAAAAAATAGATCCTATTTATTATGAAATCAGTAAAACCTTAATTGATAAAAAGCATCCTTTAATGGCACAGTATATTGATTATAAAATAAATAAATATAAGCAGATATTTAATCATATAAAAGAGGAGTCAGACTGGGCTGTAAAAAGGAAAAGTCAGGTTTCTGACAAAATAAGAAGGCTAAAGGAGATGAAGGTATGTCTTTAA
- a CDS encoding PH domain-containing protein codes for MERYKALKGNSLLYLIMVTLLYNALFIVIIKITNSYELDTFLKAAFVIINIYQLYYIFLSQTLNYTIDDKNIKITAVWGLKKIVIPTESIQGYNKSSGSIRGVKIYGYGKNTFALCKSIVDKIGLSSMYATSNKNIFYLKTDDISYGISPENYDEFERKLSSLNISFTNWKYSRNKNYNLHKDKKFIIPFILATIVIVVLTINPFILYLTNKLPSIMPLNFDANFMPLKNGNGKQFAFKQMMYGVLNMALLFFMYYASYFYAKYDKKSSYKFIYIVLFISSIFLFMQFKTLAAFR; via the coding sequence GTGGAAAGATATAAAGCATTAAAAGGAAATAGTTTATTGTATTTAATTATGGTTACTTTGCTATATAATGCTCTTTTTATAGTAATTATTAAAATTACAAATTCATATGAATTGGATACATTTCTGAAAGCTGCATTTGTAATAATTAACATATATCAATTATATTATATTTTTTTATCTCAGACACTAAATTACACAATTGATGATAAAAATATCAAAATTACTGCAGTGTGGGGTTTAAAGAAAATAGTAATTCCAACTGAAAGCATACAGGGATACAACAAAAGCAGCGGAAGTATAAGAGGGGTAAAAATATATGGATATGGAAAAAATACCTTTGCATTGTGTAAATCAATTGTTGATAAAATAGGCTTATCATCTATGTATGCAACTTCAAATAAAAATATATTTTATTTGAAAACTGATGATATAAGCTATGGAATTTCTCCAGAAAATTATGATGAATTTGAAAGAAAATTAAGTAGCTTAAATATATCATTTACTAACTGGAAATATTCAAGAAATAAAAATTACAATCTGCATAAGGATAAAAAGTTTATAATTCCATTTATTCTGGCTACTATAGTAATTGTAGTTCTAACTATAAATCCATTCATATTATATTTAACAAATAAACTTCCCTCAATAATGCCGCTGAATTTTGATGCTAATTTTATGCCCTTAAAAAATGGAAATGGAAAACAATTTGCATTTAAGCAGATGATGTATGGAGTATTAAATATGGCTTTGCTGTTCTTTATGTATTATGCTTCATATTTTTATGCAAAGTATGATAAAAAATCATCATATAAATTTATTTATATAGTTCTTTTTATTTCCTCAATATTTTTATTTATGCAATTTAAAACATTGGCTGCTTTTAGATAA
- the rpoD gene encoding RNA polymerase sigma factor RpoD, whose amino-acid sequence MKDKNAKMQIVKKLIEKGKKNNSLTYKEIMDELDEIDLSPEQIEKIYEVLESMGIEIVGDMHDIEVHEEELDLSVPEGISIDDPVRMYLKEIGKVPLLTPDEEIDLAHRIENGDQSAKKKLAEANLRLVVSIAKRYVGRGMLFLDLIQEGNLGLIKAVEKFDYRKGFKFSTYATWWIRQAITRAIADQARTIRIPVHMVETINKLIRVSRQLLQELGREPLPEEIAKQMDMPVDKVREITKIAQEPVSLETPIGEEEDSHLGDFIPDDEAPAPAEAAAFTMLKEQLINVLDTLTPREEKVLRLRFGLDDGRARTLEEVGKEFNVTRERIRQIEAKALRKLRHPSRSKKLKDYLD is encoded by the coding sequence ATGAAGGATAAGAATGCAAAAATGCAGATAGTTAAAAAACTAATTGAAAAGGGAAAGAAAAACAATTCCCTCACATATAAAGAGATAATGGATGAACTTGATGAAATAGATTTAAGCCCTGAACAAATAGAAAAAATTTATGAAGTTCTTGAATCCATGGGAATTGAAATTGTAGGAGATATGCATGATATTGAAGTACATGAGGAAGAACTGGATTTGTCAGTACCTGAGGGTATCTCAATAGATGACCCCGTAAGAATGTACCTGAAAGAAATTGGTAAAGTGCCTCTGCTTACACCTGACGAGGAAATAGATTTAGCACATAGGATAGAAAATGGAGATCAGTCAGCAAAGAAAAAACTTGCTGAGGCTAACTTAAGATTAGTTGTGAGTATAGCAAAAAGATATGTTGGAAGAGGAATGCTGTTCCTGGATTTAATACAGGAAGGAAATCTTGGATTAATTAAAGCAGTTGAAAAATTTGACTATAGAAAAGGCTTTAAGTTCAGCACTTATGCAACATGGTGGATAAGGCAGGCAATTACAAGAGCTATAGCAGACCAGGCAAGAACTATCAGGATACCTGTTCATATGGTTGAAACCATTAACAAATTAATAAGAGTTTCAAGGCAGCTTCTTCAGGAACTTGGCAGAGAACCTCTGCCTGAAGAAATAGCAAAGCAAATGGATATGCCGGTGGATAAGGTTAGAGAGATAACTAAAATTGCTCAGGAGCCAGTATCATTAGAAACACCTATTGGTGAAGAAGAAGATAGCCATCTTGGAGATTTCATACCAGATGATGAAGCACCTGCACCAGCAGAGGCAGCTGCATTTACAATGCTGAAAGAACAGCTTATAAATGTACTGGATACATTGACACCAAGAGAAGAAAAAGTTTTAAGATTAAGATTTGGATTGGATGATGGAAGGGCAAGAACCCTTGAAGAAGTAGGTAAGGAATTTAACGTTACAAGAGAAAGAATCAGACAGATTGAGGCCAAAGCACTGAGAAAGCTTAGACACCCATCTAGGAGCAAAAAGCTGAAGGATTACCTGGATTAA